A window of Vibrio ishigakensis contains these coding sequences:
- the gmhB gene encoding D-glycero-beta-D-manno-heptose 1,7-bisphosphate 7-phosphatase has protein sequence MAKPAVFLDRDGVINVDHGYVHDEHDFEYIEGVFEATKKLQQQGYMLVLVTNQSGIARGKFSEDRFLSLTQWMDWNFSDNGVEFDGIYYCPHHPEHGIGDYKQDCECRKPKPGMFISARDFLKIDMAKSVMVGDKAEDMMAAEAAGVGTKILVRTGKPVTEKGEAIADAVLDSIADVPAFIASR, from the coding sequence GTGGCTAAACCTGCTGTTTTTTTAGATCGTGATGGCGTAATTAACGTCGATCACGGATACGTACACGACGAACATGACTTTGAATACATCGAAGGTGTATTTGAGGCAACCAAGAAGCTACAACAGCAGGGCTATATGCTGGTGCTAGTGACCAACCAATCTGGTATCGCTAGAGGTAAATTTAGCGAAGACAGATTCCTTTCTCTTACTCAATGGATGGACTGGAACTTCTCCGACAACGGCGTGGAGTTCGACGGCATCTATTACTGCCCGCATCATCCTGAACATGGCATTGGTGATTACAAGCAAGATTGTGAGTGTCGTAAGCCAAAGCCGGGTATGTTTATCTCAGCGCGAGACTTCCTGAAGATCGATATGGCTAAATCTGTAATGGTTGGCGATAAGGCTGAGGATATGATGGCCGCTGAAGCCGCGGGTGTTGGCACTAAGATCTTGGTGCGCACAGGTAAGCCGGTAACCGAAAAAGGTGAAGCCATTGCCGATGCGGTTCTAGATAGCATCGCTGATGTTCCTGCATTTATCGCCTCTCGCTAA
- the treR gene encoding trehalose operon repressor TreR gives MTKKLTILDIAKLAGVGKSTVSRVLTNDPKVKPETRQKVEQVISESGYVPSKSAQSMRGGSQKVVGVIISRLDSPSENQAVGTMLSTLYSAGYDVVVMESQFDRDKTNEHLEVLKRRNVDGVIVFGFTDCDVESLSSWQHKAVVIAMDYPELSSINYDNQMVIELALEHVKSQGLDEIAYIGVDPKDRTTGLSRLNAYLDWCQRKDHRVNYQVGELHHESAYQLVDKVLGSDTQAIVCASDTLALGVIKRLQELGREDVLVTGVGGNELLSFLFPKVYSVDPGYTEAGKKAANALIKQLSGEAEITHQTQQPLPRM, from the coding sequence ATGACCAAAAAGCTCACCATTCTTGATATTGCGAAACTTGCCGGCGTCGGCAAGTCGACTGTGTCTCGCGTCCTGACCAACGACCCTAAGGTAAAGCCTGAAACTCGGCAAAAGGTTGAGCAGGTGATTTCCGAGTCCGGCTATGTGCCGTCCAAATCAGCCCAGTCCATGCGCGGGGGCAGTCAAAAAGTGGTGGGTGTGATTATCTCCCGCCTCGATTCTCCATCTGAAAACCAAGCGGTGGGCACTATGCTCAGCACCCTGTATAGCGCTGGTTATGATGTGGTGGTTATGGAGAGTCAGTTTGATCGTGACAAGACTAATGAGCATCTTGAGGTACTCAAACGTCGCAATGTGGATGGCGTGATCGTATTTGGTTTTACCGATTGTGATGTGGAGAGTTTATCCTCTTGGCAGCACAAGGCGGTGGTGATCGCCATGGATTACCCAGAGCTTTCCTCGATCAACTATGACAACCAGATGGTGATTGAGCTTGCCTTAGAGCATGTAAAGTCCCAAGGTCTGGATGAGATTGCCTATATAGGTGTCGACCCTAAAGACAGAACCACGGGGTTATCTCGACTAAACGCTTATCTGGATTGGTGTCAGCGCAAAGATCACAGAGTTAACTACCAGGTGGGCGAACTTCACCATGAGAGTGCCTATCAGTTGGTGGATAAGGTGCTCGGCTCGGACACTCAAGCCATAGTTTGTGCCAGTGATACTTTGGCATTGGGCGTTATTAAACGCCTGCAAGAGCTGGGACGTGAAGATGTCTTGGTGACTGGTGTTGGCGGTAATGAACTGCTCTCTTTCCTATTTCCCAAGGTCTATAGCGTCGATCCTGGCTATACCGAAGCCGGCAAGAAAGCGGCAAATGCTTTGATCAAGCAGCTCTCTGGTGAGGCTGAAATCACCCATCAAACCCAACAACCTCTGCCTAGAATGTGA
- the lipA gene encoding lipoyl synthase: MSKPIQMEKGVKYRDADKMALIPTKTVPVERKEVLRKPDWMKIKLPADSQRIQDIKSAMRKNDLHSVCEEASCPNLAECFNHGTATFMILGAICTRRCPFCDVAHGRPLPPEAQEPQKLAKTIQDMKLKYVVITSVDRDDLRDGGAKHFADCNAEIRKLSPNIRIETLVPDFRGRMDKALEELKIAPPDVFNHNLETAPRLYRKVRPGANYKWSLELLKKFKEQHPDVPTKSGLMMGLGETKEEIVEVLKDLRAHGVTMLTLGQYLAPSRHHLPVERYVPPAEFDELKEIALELGFTHAACGPFVRSSYHADLQAKGEEVK; encoded by the coding sequence ATGAGTAAACCAATTCAAATGGAAAAAGGCGTTAAGTATCGTGACGCTGACAAGATGGCACTGATCCCAACCAAAACAGTGCCAGTGGAGCGCAAAGAAGTATTGCGTAAGCCGGATTGGATGAAAATCAAGTTGCCTGCCGACAGTCAACGCATTCAAGACATCAAATCTGCGATGCGCAAGAACGACCTTCACTCTGTATGTGAAGAGGCCTCTTGCCCTAACCTAGCTGAGTGCTTTAACCACGGTACAGCGACCTTTATGATCCTAGGTGCTATCTGTACGCGTCGTTGTCCTTTCTGTGATGTTGCCCACGGTCGCCCGCTTCCACCAGAAGCTCAAGAGCCACAAAAGCTGGCTAAAACTATCCAAGACATGAAGCTTAAGTATGTGGTAATCACCTCGGTTGACCGTGATGACCTGCGTGACGGCGGCGCTAAGCACTTTGCTGACTGTAACGCAGAGATCCGCAAACTGAGCCCGAACATCCGCATCGAAACCCTAGTACCTGACTTCCGTGGTCGTATGGATAAGGCACTAGAAGAGCTTAAGATCGCTCCGCCAGACGTATTCAACCACAACCTAGAGACAGCACCTCGCCTATATCGCAAGGTTCGTCCAGGTGCGAACTACAAGTGGTCGCTAGAGCTTCTTAAGAAATTCAAAGAGCAACACCCAGACGTTCCGACTAAATCAGGCCTAATGATGGGTCTTGGTGAGACCAAAGAAGAGATCGTTGAGGTTCTTAAGGACCTCCGCGCTCACGGCGTGACCATGCTAACTCTAGGTCAATACCTAGCACCAAGCCGTCACCACCTACCAGTAGAGCGTTACGTGCCACCAGCAGAGTTTGACGAGCTAAAAGAGATTGCCCTAGAGCTAGGCTTCACCCACGCTGCTTGTGGTCCATTCGTGCGTTCTTCATACCACGCCGACCTACAAGCAAAAGGTGAAGAGGTGAAGTAA
- a CDS encoding YitT family protein, which translates to MNRHTLLEDCAAIFTGTLLVAVGIYFLKSSSMIVGGTAGLALLLNQFVDLSFGTLYFLVNVPFYFLAWFRLGKHFTINSIICVSLVSVMADNIHRVMVFETLSPVFAAIAGGTFIGLGLLILFRHRASLGGSNVLCLVIQDKMGISVGKSQLLFDTTILLASLYFIPLSLIAWSIFAAVFINMILWMNHKPTRYTVSYEK; encoded by the coding sequence ATGAACAGACACACGTTATTGGAAGACTGCGCCGCTATATTTACTGGTACCCTGTTGGTGGCCGTTGGGATCTATTTCCTAAAGTCATCATCTATGATCGTTGGCGGTACTGCAGGCTTGGCTCTACTTCTAAACCAGTTCGTGGATCTGTCGTTTGGTACGCTCTACTTCTTAGTCAACGTACCCTTCTATTTCTTGGCTTGGTTCCGCCTTGGCAAGCACTTCACCATTAACAGCATCATCTGTGTAAGCTTGGTTTCCGTGATGGCGGATAACATCCACCGTGTGATGGTGTTTGAAACGCTCTCGCCTGTGTTTGCTGCAATCGCTGGCGGCACCTTTATTGGTCTGGGGCTTTTGATCCTATTTAGACACAGAGCGAGTCTGGGTGGTTCAAACGTACTTTGCTTGGTGATTCAAGACAAGATGGGCATCTCGGTCGGTAAGAGCCAATTGCTGTTCGATACCACTATTCTATTAGCCTCTCTCTACTTTATACCGCTATCACTGATTGCTTGGTCTATCTTTGCTGCCGTGTTCATCAATATGATCCTATGGATGAACCATAAACCGACTCGCTACACGGTAAGCTACGAAAAATAA
- the treB gene encoding PTS trehalose transporter subunit IIBC encodes MSKVERRDVQRLIELVGGRENIASVSHCLTRLRFVLNDTDKADTKGLEALPLVKGCFTNAGQFQVVIGTEVDEVYKVLLEESGQSAASKDDAKLAARKNMNILERGISHLAEIFVPLLPAIITGGLILGFRNVIGDIRMFDGQTLTEISQFWATVHSFLWLIGEAIFFFLPVGVCWSTVKKLGGTPILGITLGVTLVSPQLMNAYLIGKEVPEVWDFGLFVIEKVGYQAQVIPAMLAGMALAFIETNLKRIVPSYLYLVVVPFVSIILSVILAHSLIGPFGRMLGDGVAFAAKAAMTGDFAVLGSILFGFFYAPLVITGIHHTTNAVDLQLMQDLGGTPIWPLIALSNIAQASAVVGIIIISKKHGERDISVPAAISAYLGVTEPAMYGINLKYKFPMLCAMIGSAAAAAICGSAGVMANGIGVGGLPGILSIQPAFWGVFGLAMLVAIIVPITLTLILYKRAQSKGELETANA; translated from the coding sequence ATGAGCAAGGTAGAACGTCGCGATGTTCAGCGCCTGATCGAATTGGTCGGCGGAAGAGAAAATATCGCCAGTGTAAGTCACTGTTTAACCCGTTTACGTTTTGTTTTGAATGACACGGATAAGGCTGACACCAAAGGGCTAGAGGCACTTCCTCTGGTAAAAGGTTGCTTTACCAATGCAGGCCAGTTTCAGGTAGTTATCGGCACTGAGGTAGACGAGGTGTATAAGGTGCTGCTTGAGGAATCAGGTCAATCAGCGGCGAGTAAGGATGATGCCAAGCTTGCAGCGCGCAAGAACATGAACATCCTTGAGCGTGGTATCTCTCATCTGGCAGAAATCTTTGTTCCTCTTCTTCCTGCCATTATCACCGGTGGTCTGATCCTTGGTTTCCGTAACGTTATCGGTGATATCCGAATGTTCGACGGCCAGACTCTGACAGAGATCAGTCAGTTCTGGGCAACGGTACACTCATTCCTATGGCTTATCGGTGAAGCTATCTTCTTCTTCCTACCAGTAGGTGTGTGTTGGTCGACAGTGAAGAAACTGGGCGGCACTCCGATTCTGGGTATCACGTTAGGTGTGACTCTGGTTTCGCCTCAATTGATGAACGCCTATCTGATAGGCAAAGAAGTGCCAGAGGTATGGGACTTTGGCCTATTTGTCATTGAGAAGGTGGGGTATCAGGCTCAGGTTATTCCAGCGATGCTGGCGGGTATGGCGCTAGCCTTTATTGAAACCAATCTTAAGCGCATCGTACCGTCTTACCTGTATCTGGTTGTGGTGCCATTTGTCTCTATCATTCTGTCTGTGATTCTGGCGCACTCTTTGATTGGTCCGTTCGGTCGTATGTTGGGTGATGGTGTGGCATTTGCCGCTAAAGCTGCCATGACAGGTGACTTTGCAGTGCTGGGTTCAATCCTGTTTGGTTTCTTCTATGCACCATTGGTTATCACAGGTATCCACCACACTACTAACGCCGTTGACCTACAACTGATGCAAGACCTTGGCGGTACACCAATCTGGCCTCTTATTGCACTATCAAATATCGCTCAAGCATCAGCGGTAGTGGGCATCATTATCATCAGCAAGAAACATGGCGAGCGCGATATCTCTGTGCCAGCGGCTATCTCTGCTTATTTAGGTGTGACTGAGCCGGCAATGTACGGCATCAACTTGAAATACAAGTTTCCTATGCTTTGCGCCATGATTGGTAGTGCGGCAGCGGCAGCAATCTGTGGTAGCGCAGGTGTGATGGCAAACGGTATCGGTGTGGGCGGTCTGCCAGGCATCCTTTCTATCCAACCAGCCTTCTGGGGCGTATTTGGTCTAGCAATGCTGGTGGCAATCATAGTGCCAATCACACTAACTCTAATCCTTTATAAGCGCGCTCAAAGCAAGGGCGAGCTAGAAACAGCAAACGCATAA
- the metN gene encoding methionine ABC transporter ATP-binding protein MetN — protein sequence MIEINQVNKIFYQGNRPINALVDINLSVAKGKIFGVIGSSGAGKSTLIRCVNMLEVPTSGEVIVDGVDLTKLNDKGLSEARRNIGMIFQHFNLLSSRTVFDNVALPLELAGRDRQHIEAKVTELLDLVGLADKKDTYPANLSGGQKQRVAIARALSSDPKVLLCDEATSALDPATTQSILELLKTINRQLGITVLIITHEMDVVKSICHEVAIIGGGKLVEKGTVGEIFAHPKTELARKFIRSTLDLSIPEDYAERLTQDRSEGSHPLVRLEFTGATVDEPVISQITRKFDIDVSILSSDLDYAGGVKFGMLVAELFGSEEADLAAIKYLEQHNVKVEVLGYVN from the coding sequence ATGATAGAAATCAACCAAGTTAACAAGATATTTTACCAAGGCAATCGCCCGATTAATGCCTTAGTAGATATCAATCTTAGCGTCGCAAAAGGCAAGATATTTGGCGTAATCGGCTCCTCTGGTGCCGGTAAAAGTACGCTGATCCGCTGTGTAAATATGCTAGAGGTACCGACTAGCGGCGAAGTGATCGTTGATGGCGTTGATCTAACTAAATTAAATGACAAAGGCCTGTCAGAAGCGCGCCGCAATATCGGCATGATCTTCCAGCACTTCAACCTGCTATCTTCTCGCACCGTATTTGATAACGTTGCCCTGCCACTTGAGCTTGCAGGCCGCGACCGTCAACACATCGAAGCGAAAGTAACGGAACTGCTAGACCTTGTTGGCCTTGCTGACAAGAAAGACACCTATCCAGCTAACCTAAGTGGCGGTCAAAAGCAGCGTGTGGCAATCGCACGTGCACTTTCAAGTGACCCTAAGGTTCTGCTGTGTGATGAGGCGACCAGTGCACTGGATCCTGCTACCACTCAATCTATCCTTGAGCTTCTAAAGACCATCAACCGTCAGCTTGGCATCACGGTTCTTATCATTACCCACGAGATGGACGTAGTGAAGAGCATCTGTCACGAGGTGGCGATTATCGGCGGCGGTAAACTGGTTGAGAAAGGCACTGTAGGCGAAATCTTTGCTCACCCGAAAACAGAGCTAGCACGTAAGTTCATTCGCTCTACCCTTGACCTGTCTATTCCAGAAGACTACGCAGAGCGCCTGACCCAGGATCGCTCAGAGGGCAGTCATCCTCTAGTACGCCTTGAGTTCACAGGTGCAACCGTAGATGAGCCAGTGATCAGCCAGATCACCCGCAAATTTGATATCGATGTATCTATCCTAAGCTCTGATCTCGATTACGCAGGCGGCGTGAAATTCGGCATGCTGGTTGCTGAGCTATTCGGCTCAGAAGAAGCCGACCTTGCCGCAATCAAATATCTAGAACAACACAATGTAAAAGTAGAGGTACTTGGCTATGTCAATTGA
- a CDS encoding winged helix-turn-helix domain-containing protein: MRDFLQQAKETNSLIAIGDLIYNPQTQTLYKQAADIELEPRTIELLELLLTSVGHPLSAQAIIDSIWQSKYISKNVLTNRISTLRALLQEHMPEQDATKLLVTYPRKGYFLNPASVSLTPVGKQKPKSLNTNSLSFSRRQTIAYTLCALLFVTTIGLGWKLWQQPNTSSLQTRNQLLIPKVELLLNRVDAIGTEAREYRALVKAILLQQQVEYPYTDIANQDAPSYFLDPINETPYFPGARNMQTSDYLLNIELKEGATEGVLKAQVNLIYPATDKLAFRNHYPLRVASLQADLFHLHADIAQYFNLPQPSPSTWQLTQTHEKMLLDNQFPAAIDTPMDEFSAITLARYLALYEDDQPKLEMYLSQAQSSFDVLPDELGLWLGILHYKLGELDKAKALLTTPAGDSRIQNALVYTFVSHIAYKQNKLDQFRLSYMESLVALLRVMPSKQLFSRLSQPESKQTCLQPWTRLRISVQEKEILMRWRALIEEYCTNVESDINPIKTNT; this comes from the coding sequence ATGCGCGATTTTCTGCAACAAGCAAAAGAGACCAATAGCCTGATTGCTATCGGCGATCTCATTTACAACCCACAAACCCAGACTCTGTATAAGCAAGCAGCGGACATAGAGCTAGAGCCTCGCACTATAGAGCTTCTAGAACTGCTACTTACCAGCGTTGGGCACCCCCTATCCGCACAAGCCATCATAGATAGCATCTGGCAAAGCAAGTACATCTCAAAGAATGTACTGACTAACCGTATCAGTACCCTGAGAGCACTACTTCAGGAGCACATGCCCGAACAGGATGCAACCAAACTCTTGGTCACCTATCCGCGCAAGGGCTACTTTCTCAATCCTGCAAGTGTCTCTTTGACCCCTGTGGGCAAGCAAAAGCCGAAGTCACTCAATACGAATAGCCTTTCTTTCTCACGAAGGCAGACCATCGCATATACCCTTTGCGCACTGTTGTTCGTGACTACGATAGGGCTAGGATGGAAGCTGTGGCAACAGCCTAATACTTCAAGCCTACAAACTCGAAACCAATTGTTAATCCCCAAGGTTGAGCTTCTGCTAAACCGCGTCGACGCTATCGGCACAGAGGCGCGTGAATATCGAGCCCTTGTAAAAGCTATCTTGCTCCAGCAGCAGGTAGAGTATCCCTATACAGATATCGCCAACCAAGACGCACCGAGCTATTTTCTCGATCCGATAAATGAGACGCCCTATTTTCCTGGCGCCCGCAACATGCAAACCAGCGATTACCTGCTCAATATAGAGTTGAAAGAGGGGGCAACCGAAGGGGTGTTGAAAGCGCAGGTAAACCTTATCTACCCCGCTACGGATAAACTGGCGTTTCGTAATCACTACCCATTGCGCGTAGCCAGTTTGCAGGCGGATCTATTTCACCTACATGCGGATATCGCTCAATACTTCAATCTGCCTCAGCCTTCTCCAAGCACTTGGCAACTGACGCAGACGCACGAAAAAATGCTACTGGACAACCAATTTCCAGCGGCAATAGATACACCTATGGATGAGTTTTCCGCTATTACCCTAGCGCGCTATCTTGCCCTATATGAGGATGATCAACCGAAGCTGGAAATGTATCTGTCTCAGGCTCAGTCATCATTTGATGTGCTGCCTGATGAACTCGGTCTGTGGCTCGGAATCCTGCACTACAAGCTAGGCGAACTGGACAAAGCCAAGGCGCTACTCACCACTCCCGCCGGTGATTCGCGCATCCAAAATGCCTTGGTGTACACCTTTGTATCCCACATTGCTTATAAGCAAAATAAGCTGGATCAATTCCGACTCAGCTATATGGAGTCGTTAGTGGCACTGCTACGAGTGATGCCTTCAAAACAGCTATTCAGTCGCCTATCTCAACCTGAGTCTAAACAAACCTGTTTACAACCCTGGACCAGACTGCGCATTAGCGTGCAAGAAAAAGAGATTTTGATGCGTTGGAGAGCCTTGATTGAAGAGTATTGCACAAATGTTGAATCAGATATTAATCCAATAAAAACAAACACCTAA
- a CDS encoding M48 metallopeptidase family protein has product MNPSLKYIQGYPEHIIKPVTDMVNAGKLVPWFEKRYPGRHNIKSEKALFEYTMEFKNRYLKKSAPLSKVIYDPKIHLINNALGLHSYVSRVHGNKLKSKNEIRIASMFKDAPEPLLRMLVVHELAHLKEKEHNKAFYQLCCHMEPNYHQLELDARLFMIYLENK; this is encoded by the coding sequence ATGAACCCATCGCTTAAATACATTCAGGGCTATCCAGAGCACATCATCAAGCCTGTTACCGATATGGTGAACGCAGGAAAACTGGTGCCTTGGTTTGAGAAACGCTATCCAGGCAGACACAACATCAAGAGCGAAAAAGCACTGTTTGAATACACCATGGAATTTAAGAATCGCTATCTCAAGAAGTCTGCGCCTCTGAGCAAGGTGATCTATGACCCAAAGATACATCTGATCAACAATGCGTTGGGACTTCACTCCTATGTAAGCCGCGTGCATGGCAATAAGCTGAAATCAAAAAATGAGATACGCATAGCCAGCATGTTCAAAGATGCCCCTGAACCCTTGCTACGCATGTTGGTAGTGCACGAACTGGCACACCTAAAGGAGAAGGAACACAACAAGGCCTTCTATCAGCTCTGTTGTCACATGGAGCCTAATTATCATCAATTAGAGCTCGATGCCCGTCTATTTATGATCTATCTCGAGAACAAATAA
- the treC gene encoding alpha,alpha-phosphotrehalase: MNNATTPWWKTATVYQIYPKSFCDSGAKGTGDIQGIISKLDYLKSLGIDAIWLTPVYESPMVDNGYDISDYYAINPDFGTMQDFDELLEQAHQRGIRIIMDIVVNHTSTAHKWFQSALEGKDSPYRDYYIWKDPVDGKEPTNWQSKFGGNAWEFDEKSGQYYLHLFATEQADLNWENPKVRQEVEEVISFWAEKGVDGFRLDVINLISKQQDFPNDDIGDGRRFYTDGPRVHEYLQQISDAVFQKYGSVTVGEMSSTTLEHCQQYSSLDGKELSMVFNFHHLKVDYPNGEKWTKAPFDFIELKQIFNHWQTGLNGQGWGALFWCNHDQPRVVSRLGDDENYRVESAKMLAASVHMMQGTPYVYQGEEIGMTNPKYTSIEQYRDVESTNMYQLMVEEQGVDKQQMLDILASKSRDNSRTPMQWNSEEFAGFSKSAPWLEVASNYPQINAEQAVADPGSVFYFYKRLIELRKQVAVITEGDYQDLLPEHKQIFMYQRKSANQTLICVNNYYGTEASWELPDDFDVSKATLLLSNYSEQGEATKTQALRPYETRIWLVER; the protein is encoded by the coding sequence ATGAATAACGCAACGACGCCTTGGTGGAAGACCGCCACGGTATATCAAATCTACCCGAAGAGCTTTTGTGACAGTGGTGCAAAGGGCACCGGCGACATCCAGGGTATTATCTCTAAACTCGATTATCTAAAAAGCCTAGGTATCGACGCTATTTGGCTAACCCCAGTATATGAGTCGCCTATGGTGGATAATGGCTACGATATCTCTGACTACTACGCCATTAACCCTGACTTTGGCACCATGCAGGATTTTGATGAGCTTCTTGAACAAGCGCATCAGCGTGGTATTCGCATCATTATGGATATCGTGGTTAACCATACCTCGACGGCGCACAAGTGGTTCCAATCTGCTTTAGAGGGCAAAGACAGCCCTTATCGCGATTACTATATCTGGAAAGATCCTGTTGATGGTAAAGAGCCAACCAATTGGCAGTCTAAGTTTGGTGGCAATGCTTGGGAGTTTGATGAGAAGAGTGGTCAATACTATCTGCATCTATTCGCAACCGAACAGGCAGACCTTAACTGGGAAAACCCTAAGGTGCGCCAAGAAGTAGAAGAGGTGATCTCTTTTTGGGCTGAAAAAGGAGTCGACGGATTCCGTTTAGACGTAATCAACCTTATCTCTAAGCAGCAAGATTTTCCGAACGATGATATCGGCGATGGTCGTCGCTTCTATACCGATGGCCCAAGGGTGCACGAATATCTGCAACAGATAAGCGATGCGGTATTCCAGAAATACGGCAGTGTGACGGTAGGTGAGATGTCATCGACTACCCTAGAGCATTGTCAGCAGTACTCTTCATTAGATGGTAAAGAGCTGTCTATGGTGTTTAACTTCCACCACCTTAAAGTGGATTATCCAAACGGTGAAAAGTGGACCAAGGCCCCCTTTGATTTCATCGAGCTTAAGCAGATCTTCAATCACTGGCAAACTGGCCTAAATGGCCAAGGTTGGGGGGCACTGTTTTGGTGTAACCACGACCAACCACGTGTGGTGTCTCGCTTGGGAGATGATGAAAACTACCGCGTTGAATCGGCCAAGATGCTGGCGGCATCAGTACATATGATGCAGGGTACGCCCTATGTGTATCAGGGTGAAGAGATCGGTATGACTAACCCTAAATACACCTCTATCGAGCAGTATCGAGATGTAGAAAGCACCAATATGTATCAGTTGATGGTAGAAGAGCAGGGCGTGGATAAACAGCAGATGCTGGATATTCTGGCTAGTAAGTCTCGCGATAACTCTCGTACTCCTATGCAATGGAATAGTGAAGAGTTTGCCGGTTTCTCAAAGTCAGCACCTTGGCTTGAGGTAGCGAGTAACTACCCACAAATAAATGCAGAGCAGGCAGTCGCAGACCCAGGTTCTGTATTCTACTTCTACAAGCGATTGATTGAGCTTCGCAAACAGGTAGCCGTCATTACCGAGGGTGATTATCAAGACTTGTTGCCAGAGCATAAACAGATCTTTATGTATCAGCGCAAATCGGCGAATCAGACCCTTATCTGTGTGAACAACTACTATGGAACAGAGGCAAGCTGGGAGCTTCCTGATGACTTTGACGTCAGCAAAGCAACACTGCTTTTGAGTAACTACTCAGAGCAAGGTGAGGCAACTAAGACGCAAGCTCTACGCCCTTATGAAACTCGCATTTGGCTGGTTGAACGCTAA
- the glyA gene encoding serine hydroxymethyltransferase: MLKRDMNIADYDADLFAAIQEETVRQEEHIELIASENYTSPRVMEAQGSQLTNKYAEGYPGKRYYGGCEYVDKVEDLAIARACELFGAEYANVQPHSGSQANNAVYMALLNAGDTVLGMSLAHGGHLTHGSPVNFSGKLYNIIPYGIDEQGQIDYDEMEALALEHKPKMIIGGFSAYSQVCDWARMREIADKVGAYFFVDMAHVAGLIAAGVYPNPVPHAHVVTTTTHKTLAGPRGGLILSSEGEDLYKKLNSAVFPGGQGGPLMHVIAAKAVAFKEALEPEFKDYQARVVANAKAMVAEFINRGYNIVSGSTENHLFLVDLIDKDITGKEADAALGSANITVNKNSVPNDPRSPFVTSGIRIGSPSITRRGFTEEDATNLAGWICDILDNMGDEAVIEATKAKVLDICKRKPVYA, from the coding sequence ATGCTAAAGCGTGACATGAACATCGCTGATTATGATGCGGATCTATTCGCAGCCATCCAGGAAGAAACTGTGCGTCAAGAAGAGCACATCGAGCTTATCGCTTCAGAAAACTACACTAGCCCTCGTGTAATGGAAGCTCAAGGTTCACAACTTACTAACAAGTATGCGGAAGGTTACCCAGGCAAGCGTTACTACGGCGGTTGTGAGTATGTTGATAAGGTTGAAGACCTAGCAATTGCTCGTGCATGTGAGCTTTTCGGTGCAGAATACGCGAACGTTCAGCCACACTCTGGTTCTCAAGCGAACAACGCTGTTTACATGGCGCTTCTAAACGCTGGCGATACTGTTCTTGGTATGAGCCTAGCGCACGGTGGTCACCTGACTCACGGCTCTCCAGTAAACTTCTCTGGTAAGCTATACAACATCATCCCTTACGGCATCGATGAGCAAGGCCAGATCGACTATGACGAGATGGAAGCACTAGCTCTTGAGCACAAGCCTAAGATGATCATCGGTGGCTTCTCTGCTTACTCTCAAGTTTGTGATTGGGCGCGCATGCGTGAAATCGCTGACAAAGTAGGTGCATACTTCTTCGTTGATATGGCTCACGTAGCAGGTCTTATCGCAGCAGGCGTATACCCAAACCCAGTACCACACGCACACGTTGTGACTACTACTACTCACAAGACTCTAGCGGGCCCACGTGGCGGTCTAATCCTTTCTAGCGAAGGCGAAGACCTTTACAAGAAGCTGAATTCAGCTGTATTCCCTGGTGGTCAAGGTGGTCCTCTAATGCACGTTATCGCAGCGAAAGCGGTAGCCTTCAAAGAAGCACTAGAGCCAGAATTCAAAGATTATCAAGCGCGCGTTGTTGCTAACGCAAAGGCTATGGTTGCTGAGTTCATCAACCGTGGTTACAACATCGTTTCTGGTTCAACTGAGAACCACCTGTTCCTTGTTGACCTGATCGACAAAGACATCACAGGTAAAGAAGCGGACGCAGCTCTTGGTAGCGCGAACATCACAGTGAACAAGAACTCTGTACCAAACGACCCACGTAGCCCATTCGTTACCTCTGGTATCCGTATCGGTTCTCCTTCTATCACTCGCCGTGGCTTCACTGAAGAAGACGCAACCAACCTAGCAGGTTGGATCTGTGACATCCTAGATAACATGGGTGACGAAGCAGTGATCGAAGCAACTAAAGCTAAGGTTCTGGATATCTGTAAGCGCAAGCCAGTTTACGCTTAG